Sequence from the Argentina anserina chromosome 7, drPotAnse1.1, whole genome shotgun sequence genome:
CTATAGGTAAGCCTCTACCGGAGattcagatatcaaatgaCACAAAAGTGCTTTAATGTCTAATGTTCGTAAGCAATGAAGTTTCGGAAATGTGAGCACTTAGATTATAGATCGTTTACACACTATGAATCAAATTGAACTATCTTGAACTACATTGGATGAATCACAGTACCACTCTTTTCGCGGTTCGGTTCAACCATATCGTTGGACTTTATATTTGATATGTTCATAACTTCATATACTTAAGCATTGGAACTGTTTTGTCCTTCTTGTAGGTACGAATCAGAGCTAATCAAAGAGATAGTGCAAGCACTGTGGAGCAAAGTTCATCCTAGCCTTGCAGCATTTGGTTCCTCAGAGAAGTTAGTCGGAGTGGGTACTAAGCTGGAGGAAATAGATGTTCTCTTAGATAGAGAAGCAAATGATGTTCGCTTTATAGGGATATGGGGGATGGGCGGGCTGGGCAAGACAACTCTTGCTAGACTAGTTTATGAGAATATCTCTCATCAATTTGAAGTTTGCATCTTTCTTTCTAATGTTAGAGAGGTTTCCGCAACCCATGGGATAGTCCATCTACAAAAGCAGATGCTTTCCCAAATCCtgaaggaagaaaatgtacaagTATGGGATGTTTATAGTGGAATCGCTATGACTAAGAGATGCTTTTGCAATAAAGCGATTCTTCTAGTTCTGGACGATGTGGATAGAATAGAGCAATTGGAAAACTTGGTGGGAGAAAATGGCTGGTTCGGTTTGAGGAGTAGAATCATTGTAACAACTCGAGATCGACGTATACTAGTCACACATGGTATAGGTGAACCATATGAGTTGAAGGGATTAAACGATAAGGAAGCTCTCCAGCTCTTTAGTTGGAAAGCCTTTAGAAAATATGAGCCTGAAGAAGATTATGTAGAAGACTCTAAGAATGTTATTAGCTACGCTGGAGGTCTTCCCTTAGCTCTTAAAACTTTGGGTTCTTTTTTGTATAAAAGAAGCCCACAGGCATGGAGTTCTACATTGAAAACGTTAGAGGAAACTCCCAACAGAACAGTTTTTGACATCCTGAAAGTGAGTTATGATGGACTAGATAAGATGGAGAAGAAAATGTTTCTAGACATTGCTTGCTTTTCTAGATGGTATCAAAACAAGTATGCACTTGAACTACTTTACAGTTCCGATGTTGGCAGTCATATTGCAATTGATGTTCTTGTTGAGAGATCTCTCATAAGTATTTCATTGGAAAATAAAGTATGTATACATGACCTGATCAAACAAATGGGATGTGAAATTGTTCGTCAAGAGTCTTATGAAGAACCTGGTAGACGCAGTCGTTTGTGGCTTCCTAACGACATTGCTCATGTATTTACAAAGAATACGGTAATTTTTGAATCGACTGTAATTTTCTTTGACATGGTACATGCTTGATATTTGAATCGACTCATTTCTTACTTTCAATCACTTAAGgaacagaagaagaggatgCACTGTAATTTTCTTTGACATGATACATGCTCAATAATGAATTGACTCATTTCTTACTTCCAATACTTTAATAGGGAACAGAAGTGATTGAAGGCATATTCTTACATTTGCCTAAATTAGAAGAGTCGGATTGGAATCTTGAAGGCTTCTCTAAGATGTGCAAACTGAAGTTGCTCTACATTCAtaatttaaggctttctgttggCCCCAAATATCTTACTAATGGCTTGAGATTTCTGAATTGGAGTTGGTATCCTTCAAAATCTCTCCCACCAGGTTTTCGACCTGATGAGCTTACTGAACTTAGTTTGCCCCATGGCAATATTCATCACCTCTGGAATGGAAAAATAGTAAGTTTTAGTaagtttggattttttttttgaaaagtaATAACGGTAAGTTATTGAATATCTGATATTGCTTAAATttgatttaataaaaaattcgTGCATGGATGATGATTCTTCTACCATTCTTTATGTTTTCTACAGTACTTGGACAAGTTGAAATCTATCGATCTTAGTTACTCCATAAACTTGGCAAGAACTCCAGATTTCACAGGTATTCAAAACCTTGAGAAATTGGTTCTTGAAGGTTGTACGAACTTGGTTAAGATTCATTCATCTATTGCAATGCTCAAGAGACTCAAAATCTGGAATTTTAGAAACTGCAGAAATATTAAGAGTTTACCAAGTGAAGTAGAAATGGAATATCTTGAAACATTTGATGTTTCTGGCTGCTCAAAGCTGAAAATGATTCCAGAATTTATAGGGCCAATGAAAAGATTATCCGAGGTTTCTTTGAGTGGCACTGCTGTTGAGAAATTGCCTTCTTCATTGGAGTATTTGAGTGAGAGCTTGAAGAAGCTTGATTTGAGTGGAATTGTTATAAGAGAGCGGGCATACTCCCTTTTTGGCTTATTTCCAAGAAAGAGTCCTCACCCTTTGCTTCCTCTGTTAGCTTCCTTGAAGCATTTGTCTTTTTTGATGAAATTAAATCTGAATAACTGTAATCTTCATGAAGGAGAAATTCCCAATGAGATTGGTTCTCTGTCCTCCTTAAAGCACTTGGAACTCGGAGGAAATAGTTTTGTTAGCCTTCCTTCAACCATTCATTTGCTTCCAAAGCTTGAAACTATTAATGTGGAGAATTGCAGAAGGCTTCAACAATTGCCAGAACTTCCATTAAATGACACGTTACAGCTCAGAACTGACAATTGTGCTTCCCTACAATTGTTTCCAGATCCAGCTGATTTGTCCAAATTATCAGAATTTACACTCCTCTCCATTAACTGCGTTGGTAGTAATCAAGATTCTTGTTATTTCTTTTATTCAGTACTGCAGCGGTTGGTTGaggtactctctctctctctctctctctctctttaatATGATGATTGGTATGGTGCAGGAAAACCCTTATTCTTTTGATCTTTTCCGTTTTGTAAGTCCTGGAACTGAAATTCCTGAGTGGTTCATTAATCAAAGTGTGGAACACCGAGTGTCTGAGAAGATACCTTCATGTGCAAGTAATAGCAGCAAGTGGATTGGGGTTGCTGCATGTGCTCTTTTCGTACCTGAAGACAATCCGTCTGCCGTTCCTGAATATGATGGTTTATGTCCTGATTCTTGTGACTTTCGCTGCCATTGGAACGGATATCGTAAAGGTGTGCTGGATGTGGGTGGTTTCACAGTAGGATCAGTTGTTTCAGATCACCTTTTCTTCGTAGTTTTGCCCAGTCGCTTCTTGAAACCTGAGAACTGTCCTGAGGACACATTGACAGAGGTTAAGTTTGCTTTCTGTAGCATTCGATCTGTAGGTAATAACAGATGCTTCAAGGTGAAGAAATGTGGGCTCCGTGCACTGTACGAGCATGACAGTGAAGAGCTTATCAGTAAAATGAATCAATCCAACAGGGGAATTTGTGTTTACAAAACCATAAATTGTGATTTAGGCAAATCAGCATATGAACAAGGTGGTGCCATCGTTAAGGGCACACCCAAGGGAGCACCAAGCATAAGTGGAGGCAGTGAGGATGAATACTACTCTGCTGAGGATTGAAGAAGATTTTGAAGACATGTCTTGCTTTGAAACAATCCTGTGCCTCAAGGCAAATACTGCTATTCTATGTATTTGGAGGTCGTATCAAGTAAGTGACCATCAATCTCTGTCTATCGTATACTTCACGAGTTCATGTCAATTAATGACACATTTCGTCAATGCTTTACCATTTTGAATTCTTGATCATTAACACGAGTGAGATGTTATAATGAAGTGTACACATGAATAATTCCTGGTAACATGATGAAGCAACATAGCAGCATGATAGCTAAAACATAAAAACCATATTGTATGATTTTAGAAAACATATCTTTATGTATAAATAATGTAGAGTGGTTGAAGTAGTTAAGCTTAATGATAATGTCTTGGAATCACAAGgattagaaaaataattaaCACTACTGATCACTACAATGGTGATAGACAGACAGACCGATCGCCAAGTCAAAgtcgtcttcttctttctctattATTTCCAATTTTTCCTGATAGATTTTGTACAATCGATTGTGCGTTTGGAGCAGAACTTTGATCGCCTGTCAATCACTTTCTGATGGCATTGAGCACCCAAGTCAGAGCCTCCACCGGTTCGGCTGTGCCATGGGAATACGACGTGTTTTTGAGCTTCAGAGGCAAAGACACCCGAAAGAGCTTCACTGACCATTTATACGACAAGTTGCAGTGGCGAGGAATCAAGATTTTCAGGGACGATCCGGGACTCGAAAGAGGCAAATCCATCTCTCCTGAGCTCATCTCAGCTATCGAGCAATCCAGGATTGCGATCGTCGTTCTTTTGTCAAATTATGCTACTTCCACTTGGTGCTTGCTTGAACTGTGTAAGATCTTGGAATGCATGGAAGAGAGGGGTTCAATTCTGCCGGTGTTTGACGAGGT
This genomic interval carries:
- the LOC126803716 gene encoding disease resistance protein RPV1-like; this encodes MALSTQTGSAGSSFPWKYDVFLSFRGEDTRKGFTDHLYHKLQWRGINTFRDDPELERGTAISPELLTAIEQSRFAIVVLSPNYASSTWCLLELCKILECMEERGTILPIFYEVEPSHVRHQRGSFSVAFDEHEEKLGEDSKEVEGWRDALTKVANLAGWTSKDYRYESELIKEIVQALWSKVHPSLAAFGSSEKLVGVGTKLEEIDVLLDREANDVRFIGIWGMGGLGKTTLARLVYENISHQFEVCIFLSNVREVSATHGIVHLQKQMLSQILKEENVQVWDVYSGIAMTKRCFCNKAILLVLDDVDRIEQLENLVGENGWFGLRSRIIVTTRDRRILVTHGIGEPYELKGLNDKEALQLFSWKAFRKYEPEEDYVEDSKNVISYAGGLPLALKTLGSFLYKRSPQAWSSTLKTLEETPNRTVFDILKVSYDGLDKMEKKMFLDIACFSRWYQNKYALELLYSSDVGSHIAIDVLVERSLISISLENKVCIHDLIKQMGCEIVRQESYEEPGRRSRLWLPNDIAHVFTKNTGTEVIEGIFLHLPKLEESDWNLEGFSKMCKLKLLYIHNLRLSVGPKYLTNGLRFLNWSWYPSKSLPPGFRPDELTELSLPHGNIHHLWNGKIYLDKLKSIDLSYSINLARTPDFTGIQNLEKLVLEGCTNLVKIHSSIAMLKRLKIWNFRNCRNIKSLPSEVEMEYLETFDVSGCSKLKMIPEFIGPMKRLSEVSLSGTAVEKLPSSLEYLSESLKKLDLSGIVIRERAYSLFGLFPRKSPHPLLPLLASLKHLSFLMKLNLNNCNLHEGEIPNEIGSLSSLKHLELGGNSFVSLPSTIHLLPKLETINVENCRRLQQLPELPLNDTLQLRTDNCASLQLFPDPADLSKLSEFTLLSINCVGSNQDSCYFFYSVLQRLVEENPYSFDLFRFVSPGTEIPEWFINQSVEHRVSEKIPSCASNSSKWIGVAACALFVPEDNPSAVPEYDGLCPDSCDFRCHWNGYRKGVLDVGGFTVGSVVSDHLFFVVLPSRFLKPENCPEDTLTEVKFAFCSIRSVGNNRCFKVKKCGLRALYEHDSEELISKMNQSNRGICVYKTINCDLGKSAYEQGGAIVKGTPKGAPSISGGSEDEYYSAED